A single window of Gemmatimonadales bacterium DNA harbors:
- a CDS encoding aspartate aminotransferase family protein yields MNRHVFSRGGEGLPVAARGSGAEIFDTDGRRYLDGAGGAIVVGVGHGVDSVSDAIAKQARQLAYVHGTMFTTEVLEAYAEELAPLLPLESPWIYPVSGGGEAVETALKMARAYHLARGEDRYLVIGREGAYHGNTRGALDVSGRDGLREPYLPWLGPALHTTAPYEYRCPFPDTHPEGCGERHAQVLDQLIVEHGAGRVAAFIAEPVAGAGLGACVPPADYWPAVEQVCRAHGVLLIADEIMTGFGRTGAWFASEHWDLRPDLMVLAKGVASGYWPLGLAVASDEVHQTIMTGGGFTHGFTYSHHVVGAAAGRAVLAVLKQLDLVETARDRGAQLDAALRSELGNHPAVGDIRGLGLLRAIELVSNRQTRVSFARSDRVVERVVTAGMARGVLVYSSTGCADGRDGDLVLLGPPLIITESETDELASLTAAAIKDVLG; encoded by the coding sequence GTGAACCGGCACGTCTTCTCCCGCGGTGGCGAGGGTCTACCGGTCGCGGCCCGAGGAAGTGGCGCGGAGATCTTCGATACCGACGGTCGGCGTTATCTGGACGGCGCTGGTGGCGCGATCGTAGTCGGTGTCGGTCACGGCGTGGATTCGGTTTCGGATGCGATCGCTAAGCAAGCCCGCCAGCTCGCGTACGTCCACGGGACCATGTTCACCACCGAAGTTCTGGAGGCCTATGCCGAAGAGCTTGCGCCGTTGCTGCCCCTGGAATCGCCCTGGATCTATCCGGTATCCGGAGGCGGCGAGGCTGTCGAGACAGCGCTGAAGATGGCTCGGGCCTACCACCTGGCCCGAGGCGAGGACCGATATCTAGTTATCGGTCGCGAAGGCGCGTACCACGGCAACACCCGCGGCGCCCTCGATGTGTCTGGCCGGGACGGGCTTCGCGAGCCCTATTTGCCCTGGCTCGGGCCGGCACTTCATACGACGGCACCGTATGAGTACCGCTGTCCGTTCCCTGACACTCATCCGGAGGGGTGCGGCGAGCGGCATGCCCAAGTCCTTGATCAACTCATTGTCGAACACGGTGCCGGGCGGGTGGCGGCATTCATCGCTGAGCCGGTCGCTGGGGCGGGGCTGGGGGCCTGCGTGCCTCCAGCGGACTATTGGCCGGCTGTCGAACAGGTGTGCCGCGCCCACGGGGTGTTGCTCATCGCCGATGAGATCATGACCGGCTTCGGGCGTACCGGTGCCTGGTTCGCCTCCGAGCACTGGGATCTTCGACCCGATCTAATGGTGTTGGCCAAGGGCGTTGCCTCGGGCTACTGGCCGCTGGGTTTGGCCGTCGCAAGCGACGAGGTCCACCAGACGATCATGACCGGCGGTGGCTTTACGCACGGGTTCACCTACTCCCACCACGTCGTGGGGGCGGCCGCGGGCCGCGCTGTGCTGGCAGTCTTGAAGCAACTCGACCTGGTTGAGACGGCAAGGGACAGAGGCGCCCAGCTCGACGCGGCCCTGCGCAGTGAGCTCGGGAACCATCCAGCGGTCGGCGACATCCGTGGCCTGGGGCTACTGCGAGCGATCGAGCTGGTGTCCAACCGACAGACTCGGGTCTCGTTCGCCCGCTCTGACCGCGTGGTCGAGCGCGTCGTCACTGCAGGCATGGCGCGCGGGGTCCTGGTCTACTCCTCGACCGGATGCGCCGACGGGCGTGATGGAGACCTTGTGCTCCTCGGACCGCCTCTGATCATCACCGAGTCCGAGACTGACGAACTCGCGAGCTTGACGGCGGCAGCCATCAAAGACGTCCTCGGCTGA